In one Candidatus Nomurabacteria bacterium genomic region, the following are encoded:
- a CDS encoding alpha/beta hydrolase, with protein sequence MNKKTVQFITHSKKSMRRAVHLPAAVPALILVGLFVVGGVGMVQQVHAAQSMSDYCSKYSSNDDNNACKDGVKGLDCGAYQIIFAQDPTTANKTTGICNQAAKDRASGIVSNSLLTPTPTPTPPATPSTAPSTNPNPTPTVSATATPSATPTATPTATPSATPTPTDASPGASPVNFQNFLEQAKSLSQYIDILHNNGPDANVDTTKGVSNSPSSYVNGAGKQQPIKILQQGTGNSPIILFFNGGGWHNNDLDGERIQSAEDNGENPWNRGYAMLDVTYRLGSSGIYYMYEDVMRAIQHVHDNAALYGADPNKMVIWGDSAGGSLVMRAAASGKTGAKAAVGWSAPTNAFTVLFRSFGSLAIGIDHSTCAPTDLAGLANFADLLGGGSGDVAQYGQGLSSNDFSAIGYSGDAVNVAGFNPLALLTEGFVAGKNLLGAAKNFESITNQIGSKDFSGLAGSTLNLASKKFVECIDNFNVMSPALFASPDTPPSFLAEFENDGLIGPDQAYGMRDKLRQLGIKSEAWVLPGSDDCMQKAIAPLGLGCHLGYYSPFIRPTLDFLDSVINTGDLPAGGGTSATGGGSTNSNGSGSDSGGGSSGNSSNSGSGGGSNNSGSGGSSSNQDSATTVAQQKADCESAGKTWVTITKNIGYCPRPTLQEKSNGYYTASYVKSGDSGHYNCPKGGTFTQDPQKGNICKL encoded by the coding sequence ATGAATAAAAAAACAGTACAGTTCATAACCCACAGTAAAAAATCTATGCGACGCGCCGTTCATCTACCAGCCGCAGTGCCCGCACTTATCCTTGTTGGGCTTTTTGTAGTTGGTGGAGTAGGTATGGTTCAGCAGGTCCATGCTGCCCAATCAATGTCTGACTACTGTAGTAAGTACTCGTCAAATGATGACAATAACGCTTGTAAAGACGGCGTAAAAGGTCTTGACTGTGGTGCTTATCAAATAATATTTGCTCAAGATCCAACTACCGCCAATAAAACCACAGGTATATGCAACCAAGCAGCCAAAGATCGTGCCTCTGGCATCGTCTCGAACTCACTATTAACGCCCACTCCCACACCTACACCCCCTGCAACTCCAAGCACGGCACCATCTACAAACCCGAATCCTACACCTACCGTTTCTGCAACAGCAACTCCAAGTGCCACGCCTACAGCTACACCTACCGCAACACCAAGCGCCACACCCACACCTACAGACGCGTCACCAGGAGCTAGCCCTGTTAATTTCCAAAATTTCCTCGAACAAGCAAAAAGCCTATCTCAGTATATCGACATCCTCCACAATAACGGACCCGATGCTAATGTTGACACCACAAAGGGAGTTAGTAATAGCCCATCGTCGTATGTAAACGGTGCCGGCAAGCAACAACCAATAAAGATTCTCCAACAAGGCACCGGCAACTCACCAATTATTCTGTTCTTTAACGGTGGTGGCTGGCACAACAACGACTTAGACGGCGAAAGGATTCAGAGTGCTGAAGACAATGGTGAAAACCCTTGGAATCGTGGGTATGCAATGCTCGATGTAACATATCGACTTGGTTCAAGTGGTATTTACTATATGTACGAAGACGTCATGCGCGCCATTCAACACGTTCACGACAACGCCGCCTTATATGGTGCAGACCCAAACAAAATGGTCATTTGGGGAGACAGTGCTGGCGGTAGCTTAGTTATGCGAGCAGCGGCTAGTGGTAAAACAGGAGCTAAAGCTGCAGTAGGCTGGTCCGCGCCGACTAATGCATTCACGGTATTGTTTAGATCATTTGGCTCTCTAGCCATCGGCATAGACCACTCAACATGCGCTCCGACCGATCTTGCAGGTTTAGCTAACTTCGCCGATCTACTTGGTGGCGGTAGCGGAGACGTAGCGCAATACGGTCAGGGCCTCAGTAGTAATGACTTTTCCGCAATCGGCTATAGTGGTGACGCTGTAAACGTTGCTGGCTTTAATCCACTTGCACTCCTCACAGAAGGATTTGTTGCAGGAAAAAACCTACTCGGCGCAGCAAAAAACTTCGAATCAATCACAAATCAAATAGGTAGCAAAGATTTCTCGGGTCTTGCGGGAAGCACACTAAATCTCGCTAGTAAAAAATTTGTTGAATGTATTGATAACTTTAATGTTATGTCGCCGGCATTGTTCGCTAGCCCAGACACGCCACCAAGCTTCTTGGCGGAGTTTGAAAATGACGGACTCATCGGTCCAGACCAAGCTTATGGCATGCGCGATAAATTACGGCAGCTAGGTATTAAATCGGAAGCCTGGGTGCTACCTGGTAGTGATGATTGTATGCAAAAGGCAATCGCACCACTGGGTCTTGGGTGCCACCTGGGATATTATTCGCCCTTCATTCGTCCTACGCTCGACTTCCTCGACAGTGTCATCAACACGGGGGACCTACCAGCTGGTGGTGGTACTAGTGCTACCGGAGGTGGTTCGACGAATTCAAACGGTTCAGGCAGCGACTCTGGTGGTGGATCGAGTGGGAATTCTAGCAATAGCGGGAGTGGGGGCGGCTCAAACAACTCTGGCTCCGGCGGCTCTAGTAGTAATCAAGATAGCGCTACGACAGTCGCTCAGCAAAAAGCAGACTGCGAAAGCGCTGGAAAGACTTGGGTAACCATCACGAAGAACATAGGCTATTGCCCTCGGCCAACTCTACAAGAAAAATCAAATGGCTATTACACTGCATCCTATGTTAAATCAGGTGACTCGGGACATTATAACTGTCCAAAAGGCGGCACCTTTACCCAAGACCCTCAAAAGGGCAACATCTGTAAACTCTGA
- a CDS encoding PrgI family protein, with product MAVYKVPQDVEADDKLIGPFSFRQFIYLIVVAISIAGAWGLSQVFIPLAIIPLPIIVFFAALALPLRKDQPMEAYLSAVVSFYFLKSRKRFWIPDGIDSFVTIIPPKDADRILTKGFDDVEATKRLGYLADLVDTHGWAIRGAGGTPDTSISTDLYYESQQTVDMMDGSTPQAQAMAQHLQKEAAGHRQDAIETMQTAKKAAPVATTQAPATVTVKSNTPPAPQATATIKTTPNAPAQPAQVPPPESNDTPPVSKLPPLEKIRAARMSNAAQQKAEKDSKDALALVNGLIEEAGEKKSTPAVKPVPEKPASTSVPTPDTATMVLTQKQAGDLSQQKDVSVETLAKEANRVAKKNEADNKILKDGDEVTISFH from the coding sequence ATGGCGGTTTACAAAGTACCTCAGGACGTCGAGGCGGACGACAAACTGATCGGTCCGTTCAGTTTTCGCCAATTCATCTATTTGATAGTGGTGGCTATTTCGATAGCCGGCGCCTGGGGGCTTTCCCAAGTGTTTATACCTTTGGCGATTATACCTTTGCCGATAATAGTCTTTTTCGCGGCTCTTGCCTTACCGTTACGTAAAGATCAGCCCATGGAAGCCTATCTGTCTGCAGTGGTGTCTTTTTATTTCCTAAAATCGCGCAAACGATTCTGGATACCCGACGGTATCGACTCTTTCGTAACGATCATACCGCCAAAAGACGCTGATCGCATACTGACAAAAGGTTTCGACGATGTCGAGGCGACAAAACGACTCGGCTACCTGGCTGACCTGGTAGACACTCACGGCTGGGCTATACGTGGTGCCGGCGGCACACCTGATACGTCAATTAGCACCGACCTGTACTATGAGTCACAGCAAACTGTCGACATGATGGACGGCTCGACGCCACAAGCTCAGGCAATGGCGCAACACCTACAAAAAGAGGCGGCTGGTCATCGTCAGGATGCAATCGAGACTATGCAAACAGCTAAAAAAGCCGCCCCGGTAGCGACAACACAAGCTCCTGCTACCGTCACGGTGAAATCAAATACACCACCAGCCCCTCAAGCCACAGCTACAATCAAGACTACACCGAATGCTCCGGCTCAACCTGCGCAAGTCCCACCGCCAGAAAGCAATGACACACCACCGGTATCTAAACTTCCCCCTCTAGAGAAAATTCGTGCGGCTCGAATGTCTAATGCGGCTCAACAAAAGGCAGAAAAGGACTCCAAAGACGCACTCGCTCTCGTAAACGGACTAATCGAAGAGGCGGGCGAAAAAAAGAGTACCCCTGCTGTTAAACCAGTGCCCGAAAAACCCGCAAGCACTAGCGTTCCTACCCCCGATACTGCTACAATGGTGCTAACGCAAAAACAGGCAGGTGATTTGTCACAGCAAAAGGATGTTTCTGTCGAAACGCTCGCTAAAGAGGCAAACCGCGTCGCGAAGAAAAATGAAGCCGATAATAAGATTTTGAAAGACGGCGACGAAGTAACAATTTCGTTTCACTAG
- a CDS encoding DUF87 domain-containing protein, which produces MSAKRPDAVDIAAQQRAREQAEVEQAFQKGITTLRDLVAPASLEIHASYFRLGTKYGRTIYVYAYPRQIYTGWLSSIINIDEVLDVSMYFYPVESEIVLKNLRKKVTQMQATMAINEEKGRTRDPGLEAALNDAEELRDEIQVGSERFFRYGLYITMYADSLDELNFIQHKIETIFGQQLVFSKVASSQQEQGINSTVPQMTDQLQIRRNMNTGAISTSFPFTSADLTQEKGILYGINMHNNGLIIFDRFTLENANMVVFAKSGSGKSFTVKLEAIRSMMMGADVLIIDPENEYQKLSDAVGGSYIRLSLNSDVRVNPFDLPRVVDTEEADDALRANLVTLHGLLRLMLGGASLQASGQTNVSAMTPAEEADLDQALIDTYARAGITSDPLTHTSPPPTMVDLYDTLVHMEGSGPSLAQRLRKYTTGTFAGIFSQQSNIDINNQMVVFNIRDLEDELRPVAMYIVLSHIWNVTRSHLKKRMLIVDEAWQLMKYEDSANFLFSLAKRARKYYLGVTTISQDVEDFMASKMGRAIVANSSMQLLLKQSPSAVDVLADVFKLTDEERKRLSNFPVGQGLFFAGANHVHIQVVASRTEHQLVTTSPVQLLQQEEQKRMETLAAQQRESQGQQAADQQG; this is translated from the coding sequence ATGAGCGCTAAACGACCCGACGCCGTAGACATAGCCGCCCAACAACGTGCCCGCGAGCAGGCTGAAGTTGAACAAGCATTTCAAAAGGGAATTACGACTCTACGTGATTTAGTAGCACCGGCTTCTTTGGAAATACACGCCAGCTACTTCAGGCTAGGTACTAAATACGGACGTACCATCTATGTATATGCGTATCCTCGTCAGATCTACACTGGCTGGTTGTCGAGTATCATCAACATCGATGAAGTGCTTGATGTTAGTATGTACTTCTACCCGGTAGAGTCTGAGATTGTGCTCAAAAACCTGCGCAAAAAAGTGACTCAAATGCAGGCAACTATGGCTATCAACGAAGAAAAGGGCCGTACGCGCGACCCAGGACTCGAAGCCGCTCTTAACGACGCCGAGGAGCTGCGTGATGAAATCCAGGTTGGCTCGGAGCGATTTTTCCGTTACGGACTCTACATCACTATGTATGCCGACAGCCTCGACGAGCTAAACTTCATACAACATAAAATCGAAACCATCTTTGGTCAGCAACTCGTCTTTAGTAAGGTTGCTTCTAGTCAACAGGAGCAGGGAATCAACAGTACCGTGCCACAGATGACAGACCAGCTGCAGATTCGCCGCAACATGAACACCGGTGCAATTTCAACGTCATTCCCATTCACAAGTGCCGACCTGACACAAGAAAAGGGCATCCTGTACGGGATCAATATGCACAACAACGGTTTGATTATCTTTGACAGGTTTACCTTGGAAAACGCCAATATGGTTGTCTTTGCAAAGTCTGGTTCCGGTAAGTCATTCACCGTTAAGCTTGAGGCGATTCGCTCTATGATGATGGGCGCTGACGTTTTGATTATCGACCCTGAAAACGAATATCAGAAGCTTTCAGATGCCGTTGGCGGTAGTTATATACGCCTATCACTTAACTCTGACGTTCGTGTTAATCCGTTTGACCTGCCACGAGTTGTTGACACTGAAGAAGCTGATGACGCGTTGCGTGCCAACTTGGTAACACTCCACGGTCTACTGCGACTTATGCTCGGTGGTGCTTCACTACAAGCGAGTGGTCAAACAAATGTTTCCGCCATGACACCCGCCGAGGAAGCTGATTTGGATCAAGCGTTAATCGACACATACGCTCGAGCTGGCATTACTAGTGATCCGCTAACACACACTTCGCCGCCGCCAACAATGGTTGACCTGTATGACACGCTTGTTCACATGGAAGGCAGCGGCCCATCGCTTGCACAGCGTCTCCGTAAGTACACTACCGGTACATTCGCAGGTATTTTCAGTCAGCAGTCTAATATAGACATCAATAACCAGATGGTTGTGTTTAACATTCGTGACCTTGAGGATGAACTGCGACCAGTTGCTATGTATATCGTCCTAAGCCACATTTGGAATGTTACTCGAAGCCACTTAAAGAAACGTATGTTGATCGTGGATGAGGCATGGCAGCTTATGAAATACGAAGACAGTGCAAACTTTTTGTTCAGTCTCGCGAAACGTGCTCGAAAATACTACCTTGGCGTTACAACCATTAGTCAGGACGTCGAGGACTTCATGGCGAGTAAAATGGGTCGCGCCATCGTAGCCAACAGCTCTATGCAGCTACTTCTCAAACAGTCGCCAAGTGCGGTCGACGTGCTCGCTGACGTCTTTAAGCTCACCGACGAAGAGCGCAAGCGACTTAGTAACTTCCCAGTCGGTCAAGGACTTTTCTTTGCTGGTGCTAATCACGTCCATATTCAGGTTGTTGCTAGCCGTACCGAACATCAACTCGTTACAACAAGCCCAGTTCAGCTACTTCAGCAAGAGGAGCAAAAGCGCATGGAGACATTAGCGGCGCAACAACGAGAATCACAAGGGCAGCAAGCAGCTGATCAACAAGGATAA